The Pukyongia salina genome segment AGCACTTAATTACACCTATGGCCGGGGTTATTTTGAGCAGTTTAAAGAAGATGCCGACCTGGAATTTCACGGGATCGGAACTTTAGAAATAGGAGATGAGACCGTAGAAACCTCCGACCTTATCCGCAGACGATGGCTGGATAATGATTTTTATGCTGTGAATGCAAACGTAAGTTATAAAGAAAGCGACCTTGAGATGACTGCCGGAGCCTTTTACAGCCATTACGACGGGGATCATTTTGGAGAAGTGATCTGGGCAAGATTTGCGGGAAATTCACAAATTCGCGACCGATATTATAATGGGAATGGAACAAAGAATGAGTTCTCCGTCTTTTCTAAAGCCAGCTGGCAATTTAACGAGACATGGGAGTTTTTTGCCGATCTTCAGGGGCGGTTTATAGATTATAAAACAACCGGGCTCACATCTGATAAAGTACCGTTGGAAATTTCAGAAACATATAGCTTTTTTAATCCGAAAGCCGGGGTTTCCTTTCAACTGAACCCATATAATCAATTATACGCTTCTTATGGAAGAGCCAACCGTGAGCCTAGAAGAAGTGATTTCGAACAAGGAATTTTTACACCCGAAAGCTTAAACGACTTTGAACTGGGCTGGCGTCTAAATCGAGAAAAGACCAGGATAAGCACCAATGTATATTTTATGGATTACAGGGATCAGTTAGTGTTAACCGGAGCCATAGACGATGTAGGTGCACCTATCCGTGCTACCAGTGGTAAGAGCTATCGGCTGGGGCTGGAAGTGGATGCAGAATTCATCCTCACGGAGAAAATAAAACTTCGCCCAAATATAGCCCTAAGTACAAATAAAAATATAGATTTTGTAACCTCCAGAGACGGGGCCTTGGTAAATTTGGGGAATACCAATATTTCCTTTTCTCCCGAAATTGTTGCAGCAAATAGTATAGAATATTCTCCTGTGAAAAATCTACAGCTCGCGTTTTTATCGAAGTACGTAGGGGAACAGTATATGGGCAACACCGATAGTGAAGTGTCTAAACTGGACGCTTATTTTATTAACGATCTCAATGTGAGCTACCGTATGGAAAATGTGCCTTTGGCAAGGGAAATAGTTATTACCGGACTGGTAAATAACCTGTTCAATGTAGAATATGTGGCCAATGGGTATTATTTCACCTACGATGACGATTTTAGTAATCCCGGAACCATAACAACCATCGAAGGAGCAGGGTTTTACCCACAGGCAACAACAAATTTTCTACTTGGAGCAACAATTTTGTTCTAATTAGTGATCTGTAAATTGTCTCCGGTTCGTACCGCCCGGTATTGCTGCATGGGATAGGCATTTGTATTGGTCTTATGCTGGCCGGTAACAATGTCGTATTCGTTGGCGTCTGCTTCGCAGGGACAGCTGGCAATAATCCCTTCTATGGTCATTTTAGAGCAGCTACTGGGCACGTGATTGGGGTCACTTAGATCGGAAGCGGTGTAGAGGTCGTTATTTACATTATAGATCACTATTCCCTTGATCCCCTGTTGGTTAATTATAATGCTATTTCCCGGAAATTTTAGCGGATTGTACTGTGGAAGATTAAGATTGAGATTAAGACTTACCACCGGATCTGTTAAATATGGATTATTATCGAGAACTCCTCCATCATCACTTTTACAGGACGCCAGTAAAATCAACGCGCACAGCGCGATTAGCTTTATTTTCATCAATAGCAAATTTTAATTTTACAAAGTACAAAAAATCGGTAAAAACTATTTTTTAGTATCTTTGACAAACAAAATCCCGTCGTGTATGGGATTTTTTGTGTTTTAGTTAAAACGATGAAGTTATGAGTAAAGTATCATATTATACTGCGGAAGGACTAAAAAAATTAAGAGACGAACTTAATCAGTTAAAGGATGTAGAGAGGCCAAAGGCCTCCCAGGCCATTGCAGATGCCCGCGATAAAGGTGATTTGAGCGAGAATGCCGAGTACGATGCCGCTAAGGAAGCACAGGGATTGCTGGAGATGAGAATTTCGAAAATGGAAGAAATCCTGGCCAATGCGCGACTAATAGACGAATCTGTACTGGATACTTCGAAAGTATTGGTACATTCGAAAGTGAAAATAAAGAACCAGGCTAATGGAATGGAAATGACCTATAAGCTGGTGGCTCAGAGCGAGGCCGATTTAAAAACCGGAAAGATTTCGGTGGATTCACCTATTGGAAAGGGCCTTTTAGGAAAAAAAGTGGGAGATACAGCAGAGATCGTAGTCCCTAACGGTACTTTAAAATTCGATATACTAGAAATTAGCCGCGAATAAAATGGCATCATTATTTACCAGGATAATCAAAGGAGAGATTCCCTGCCACAAAGTGGCCGAGGATGATAATTTTATTGCTTTCCTCGATATTAATCCCAATACCAAAGGCCATACGCTCTGTGTTCCGAAGAAGGAAGTTGATAAGCTATTCGACCTGGATGAAGCTACCTACACCGGTTTGATGCAGTTTTCTTACAAAGTTGCCGGTGCACTCGAAAAGACAGTACCCTGTAAACGAATTGGTATGGCGGTAGTAGGCCTTGAAGTTCCTCACGTACATGTTCATTTAATCCCTATCAATGCGATGAAGGATATGACCTTTCAGCATAAAACCGAGGTAAGTGCTGAAGAAATGGCTTCACTAGCTGCCAGGATCGGGGAGAATCTTTAGTTTATTTCAGAAAGTATATTAACGCAGCAATAAGAATCGCATCTATCAGGATGATGATATATGCCAATGGTTTTAATTGGAGCCCCGAGGGTTTTGGATTGGCCAATTTTCTATTGTATTCAAAGATACGCTCCAGGTCTTCGGTCCAGCTTACAGGATAGATGGTGGTGTCGCACTTTTTGCAGTGCATGACCGAGTCGATCTCCTTAGAGGCCTTACTATAAAATCTGTTTTCTTTCTCTATTTGGGTGAAAGTTAGCTCTAAACCATTTTTATCGTAGCATTCCGGGCAGTTGTTATTTAGTTTTGCGGTATGTAGCGTATGGGTTGTTTCGGTCATTTATCGAACAATTTTTAACAAG includes the following:
- a CDS encoding TonB-dependent receptor, yielding MKLLLSIGLFAAGSFTLFAQQTSIDTTKVESLDEVLIEAVRVKEDAPITQSNVKKEELNKRNLGQDIPILLNYLPSVVTASDAGAGVGYTYIRVRGSDASRVNVTLNGIPFNDAESQGTFWVNLPDFASSVQSLQLQRGVGTSTNGSGAFGASLNILTDGISEKAFAELANSFGSYNTRKHTLRFSTGLLNEHFEVSGRLSNIVSDGYIDRATSDLKSYFLQGTYTDTNTLLRLITFGGREETYQAYFGIDAETLANDRTFNPAGLYTDANGNVRFYDNEVDNYAQDHYQLLWNQRYNNNWSSNLALNYTYGRGYFEQFKEDADLEFHGIGTLEIGDETVETSDLIRRRWLDNDFYAVNANVSYKESDLEMTAGAFYSHYDGDHFGEVIWARFAGNSQIRDRYYNGNGTKNEFSVFSKASWQFNETWEFFADLQGRFIDYKTTGLTSDKVPLEISETYSFFNPKAGVSFQLNPYNQLYASYGRANREPRRSDFEQGIFTPESLNDFELGWRLNREKTRISTNVYFMDYRDQLVLTGAIDDVGAPIRATSGKSYRLGLEVDAEFILTEKIKLRPNIALSTNKNIDFVTSRDGALVNLGNTNISFSPEIVAANSIEYSPVKNLQLAFLSKYVGEQYMGNTDSEVSKLDAYFINDLNVSYRMENVPLAREIVITGLVNNLFNVEYVANGYYFTYDDDFSNPGTITTIEGAGFYPQATTNFLLGATILF
- the greA gene encoding transcription elongation factor GreA, with the protein product MSKVSYYTAEGLKKLRDELNQLKDVERPKASQAIADARDKGDLSENAEYDAAKEAQGLLEMRISKMEEILANARLIDESVLDTSKVLVHSKVKIKNQANGMEMTYKLVAQSEADLKTGKISVDSPIGKGLLGKKVGDTAEIVVPNGTLKFDILEISRE
- a CDS encoding HIT family protein, whose protein sequence is MASLFTRIIKGEIPCHKVAEDDNFIAFLDINPNTKGHTLCVPKKEVDKLFDLDEATYTGLMQFSYKVAGALEKTVPCKRIGMAVVGLEVPHVHVHLIPINAMKDMTFQHKTEVSAEEMASLAARIGENL